The Populus alba chromosome 6, ASM523922v2, whole genome shotgun sequence genome contains a region encoding:
- the LOC118032576 gene encoding probable clathrin assembly protein At4g32285 — translation MALRKAIGAVKDQTSISIAKVAANASPELEVLVIKVTSHDENPADEKYYREIISLISSSRGYVNACVATISKRIRKTRDWIVALKALMLVHRVLIDEHPLFEEEILYATRRGMRVLNMSGFRDEAHPNSWDHTGFVRFYAMYLDEKVEFAVFERKVREDEIKFNEGDDEGDDEFGRRENRDDYEYGMPRRSRSYGDLNGDMVKREQKKVVTPIREMKPERLLGILDQQLRILDRVLACRPTGMAKNDRLVLVALYQMAKESFGLYTEICEALGVLLDRFTEMEYAYCLKGFDIYAGAAKIIDELVMFYGWCKDVGIGRSSEYPEVQKITENLLGTLGVFLQEMTSCRRTKNPERSMGENVPAKQEQEPEMNEVKALPPPESYTPPPPPELQPKPQPQQVTEDFINLKDDGISADEQGNKLDLALFSGPPTTNTNGAWVAFSSDGEPEVTSAWQTPSAQSGQADWEMALVESASNLSKQKATLGGGFDPLQLNGMYDQGLVRQHVSTWQLTGGSASSVALPGVGKSATPVLALPAPDETIQPVGNQDPFAASLAVPPPSYVQIADLERKHHLLASEQKLWQHYGRDGMHGQVSLAKINGASGFYGSNILIQ, via the coding sequence ATGGCACTACGTAAAGCAATTGGGGCTGTAAAAGATCAAACAAGTATAAGTATAGCGAAAGTGGCAGCGAATGCATCACCAGAACTTGAGGTTTTGGTTATTAAAGTTACTAGTCATGATGAGAATCCTGCTGATGAGAAGTATTACAGGGAGATTATAAGTCTTATTTCGAGTTCAAGGGGTTATGTGAATGCTTGTGTGGCTACTATATCGAAAAGGATACGTAAAACCCGTGATTGGATTGTGGCTTTAAAGGCTTTGATGCTTGTTCATAGGGTTTTGATTGATGAGCACCCTTTATTTGAGGAGGAGATATTGTACGCCACGAGGAGAGGGATGCGTGTTTTGAATATGTCGGGTTTTAGAGACGAGGCGCATCCGAACTCATGGGATCATACGGGGTTTGTGAGGTTTTACGCAATGTATCTTGATGAGAAGGTTGAGTTTGCTGTTTTTGAGAGGAAAGTGAGAGAGGatgagataaaatttaatgaggGTGATGATGAGGGTGATGATGAGTTTGGACGTAGAGAGAATAGGGATGATTATGAGTATGGGATGCCTAGGAGATCGAGGTCTTATGGAGATTTGAATGGTGATATGGTTAAGCGAGAACAGAAGAAGGTGGTAACGCCAATTAGGGAAATGAAGCCGGAGAGGCTCTTAGGCATACTGGACCAGCAGTTGAGGATCCTTGATAGAGTTTTGGCTTGTAGACCAACAGGAATGGCCAAGAATGATAGATTGGTGCTTGTAGCCCTTTACCAGATGGCGAAGGAGAGTTTTGGGCTATACACTGAGATTTGTGAGGCATTGGGGgtattgttggatagatttacTGAGATGGAGTATGCATATTGTCTTAAAGGTTTTGATATTTATGCTGGTGCAGCCAAGATAATTGATGAACTGGTGATGTTTTATGGTTGGTGCAAGGATGTGGGAATTGGAAGATCATCCGAGTACCCTGAAGTGCAGAAGATTACTGAAAATCTTTTGGGGACCCTTGGGGTGTTCTTGCAAGAAATGACGAGCTGTAGGCGAACTAAGAATCCTGAGAGAAGTATGGGGGAGAACGTTCCGGCTAAGCAAGAACAAGAACCCGAAATGAATGAGGTCAAGGCTCTTCCTCCACCAGAGAGCTATACCCCTCCACCCCCTCCAGAGCTGCAGCCTAAGCCACAGCCTCAACAGGTGACAGAAGATTTCATAAATCTAAAGGATGATGGCATTTCCGCAGATGAGCAGGGCAACAAATTGGATTTGGCTTTGTTCTCTGGACCCCCAACGACAAATACAAATGGTGCGTGGGTAGCATTCTCATCAGATGGAGAGCCTGAGGTAACTTCAGCATGGCAGACCCCATCTGCTCAGAGTGGTCAAGCAGACTGGGAAATGGCATTAGTGGAATCTGCTAGCAATCTATCGAAACAGAAAGCTACTTTAGGAGGTGGTTTTGATCCTTTGCAGTTGAATGGAATGTATGATCAGGGGCTAGTAAGGCAACATGTAAGCACATGGCAACTGACTGGCGGTAGTGCAAGTAGTGTGGCCTTGCCCGGTGTGGGAAAGAGCGCAACACCAGTTTTGGCATTGCCTGCTCCTGATGAGACAATACAGCCAGTCGGAAACCAGGATCCATTTGCTGCTTCCCTTGCAGTTCCACCTCCTTCCTATGTGCAGATAGCAGACTTGGAGAGGAAGCACCATTTGCTAGCAAGTGAACAGAAGCTCTGGCAACATTACGGTAGGGATGGGATGCACGGTCAAGTGAGTTTGGCCAAGATTAATGGTGCCTCTGGTTTCTATGGCTCCAATATCCTCATCCAATGA